In Pseudoduganella albidiflava, a single window of DNA contains:
- a CDS encoding HDOD domain-containing protein, whose product MNKLEAFGHIAALAIRGDLVFPTSVNAALRVQLALENPETPIDEAIRLVLAEPQLAARTVALANSAMFNRSGSTVANVRAAITRVGYHNLYALAAAMVVRQFGAKIVDPAVRAKAEQLWQHCVYVACLARIIARDVTEVNGDTALFAGIVHEVGGFYLLSRADEFPGLLDPDPDNWQPASEEIITREVMNKLAIPEEVAAAIEGLRDGFLGVPPESLLDTLLLANHFAPVDSPLAQPREELPQSESVVDLFIDEEMAAGMLDEAERDATAMTAALLV is encoded by the coding sequence ATGAATAAACTGGAAGCCTTCGGGCATATCGCCGCGCTGGCGATCAGGGGAGACCTGGTGTTCCCCACGAGCGTCAACGCAGCGTTGCGGGTGCAGCTGGCACTCGAAAACCCGGAAACCCCCATCGACGAGGCGATCCGCCTCGTGCTGGCCGAGCCGCAGCTGGCGGCTCGCACCGTCGCGCTCGCCAATTCGGCCATGTTCAACCGCTCGGGCAGCACCGTCGCCAATGTGCGCGCCGCGATCACGCGCGTGGGCTACCATAATCTGTATGCGCTGGCCGCCGCCATGGTGGTGCGCCAGTTCGGCGCCAAGATCGTCGATCCCGCCGTGCGCGCCAAGGCTGAACAGCTGTGGCAGCACTGCGTCTATGTGGCGTGCCTGGCACGCATCATCGCGCGCGACGTGACCGAGGTGAACGGAGACACCGCGCTGTTCGCCGGCATCGTGCACGAGGTGGGCGGCTTCTACCTGTTGTCGCGCGCCGACGAATTCCCCGGCCTGCTCGATCCCGACCCGGACAACTGGCAACCCGCCAGCGAGGAGATCATCACGCGCGAGGTGATGAACAAGCTGGCCATCCCGGAAGAAGTGGCCGCCGCCATCGAAGGCCTGCGCGACGGCTTCCTCGGCGTGCCGCCGGAAAGCCTGCTCGACACGCTGCTGCTGGCGAACCACTTCGCCCCGGTCGATTCGCCGCTGGCGCAGCCGCGCGAAGAACTGCCGCAATCCGAGTCCGTGGTCGACCTGTTCATCGACGAGGAAATGGCCGCCGGCATGCTCGACGAGGCCGAGCGCGACGCCACGGCCATGACGGCGGCGCTGCTCGTCTGA
- a CDS encoding pyridoxal phosphate-dependent aminotransferase produces MPHSVSKRIAAARPLATTAMHERVDLLKQRGEAVIDFSIAISHFPAPAPVRAAVRAALDEPLLPYTAVGGLPALRDGLARKLRAENGIDAQAQHVIVTNGAKQALYQTLYVMTDPGDAVIVMRPHWPAYVATAQLLGLRVELVDQPDVIDAAFLDGLPRAKVLVVNNPHNPTGRVYTPAELDAIRAWLRARGTACIVDESYEKLVFDGAHHSLAACPDWQALGIATIFSASQSYAMMGWRAGFACAPAAWIRAMEALQGPITAAVPALTQAAAAAAFAIGAVPDLLADYRARRDLVVDLFAPVPWIAVASPASGPYLWGDISALTLDTTAFAERLIEEYRVAIMPGEALGCPGFIRLGYIADDEATLRRGVAAIIALGDRMAAAGAAGREADPCRA; encoded by the coding sequence ATGCCGCACAGTGTGTCGAAACGGATCGCGGCGGCACGGCCGCTGGCCACCACCGCGATGCACGAGCGCGTCGACCTGCTAAAGCAGCGCGGCGAGGCGGTGATCGACTTTTCGATCGCGATCTCGCATTTCCCGGCGCCGGCTCCGGTGCGCGCCGCCGTGCGCGCCGCGCTCGACGAGCCGCTGCTGCCCTATACCGCCGTCGGCGGCCTGCCGGCACTGCGCGACGGGCTGGCTCGCAAGCTGCGCGCCGAGAACGGCATCGATGCGCAGGCCCAGCACGTGATCGTCACCAACGGCGCCAAGCAGGCGCTATACCAGACACTGTACGTGATGACGGATCCGGGCGACGCGGTGATCGTGATGCGGCCGCACTGGCCGGCCTACGTGGCCACGGCGCAGTTGCTGGGGCTGCGTGTCGAGCTGGTGGACCAGCCTGACGTGATCGATGCGGCGTTCCTGGACGGCCTGCCCCGGGCGAAAGTCCTGGTGGTCAACAATCCGCACAACCCCACGGGACGGGTGTACACGCCGGCGGAACTCGATGCCATCCGTGCCTGGCTGCGCGCGCGCGGCACCGCCTGCATCGTCGACGAGAGCTATGAAAAGCTGGTGTTCGATGGCGCGCACCACAGCCTGGCGGCCTGCCCGGACTGGCAGGCGCTGGGCATCGCCACGATCTTCTCGGCCTCGCAGAGCTACGCGATGATGGGCTGGCGCGCCGGCTTCGCGTGCGCGCCCGCGGCCTGGATCAGGGCCATGGAAGCGCTGCAGGGGCCGATCACGGCGGCCGTGCCGGCGCTGACGCAGGCCGCCGCCGCGGCGGCATTCGCGATCGGTGCCGTGCCCGACCTGCTGGCCGACTACCGCGCGCGGCGCGACCTGGTGGTGGACCTGTTCGCGCCGGTGCCGTGGATCGCGGTGGCATCGCCGGCCTCCGGTCCCTACCTGTGGGGCGACATTTCCGCGCTGACGCTCGACACCACGGCCTTCGCCGAAAGGCTCATCGAGGAATACCGCGTGGCGATCATGCCGGGCGAGGCGCTCGGCTGTCCCGGCTTCATCCGGCTTGGCTACATCGCCGACGACGAGGCCACGCTGCGGCGCGGCGTGGCGGCCATCATCGCGCTGGGCGACCGGATGGCGGCCGCCGGCGCCGCGGGCCGGGAGGCCGACCCGTGCCGCGCCTGA
- a CDS encoding hybrid sensor histidine kinase/response regulator: MPRLSSLRARLILLVGLAITPMAAMTVLTGVREREHAIDVARENLQRVANLAAANEAQSLEGARQILRDLSSIPDLLDNQDDCSVLLSDILSKNTDYVNFGLIQMNGDVTCSAVASVGLVNLGDRPHFRRAIAERRFIAGNYVFGRVIGKHTVNLTFPVIKNGDVRAVLFAALDLTELDKFVLDVKLSPGSLMWTIDGQGTTISRRPDPASWFGKPIPQHLRQALATRPAVPVLLTDGDGVERLYAFARVGKADVSDYTVIIGMPYDEIVAAATRDQLIAVAGLAMTITLALLAAWFGGDILIVRRVQALVRTANRIATGSLDTRTGLRYEDEEIGALARSLDEMAHALQKKELERDAAAASLQAADRRKDEFLAMLAHELRNPLAPISSGAQVLKMAHADNPAVARTAEIIARQVEHMTRLIDDLLDVSRVTRGLVKLNRQPLDLRTVVEDAVEQAYPLFKSKRQQLELDIPHAPMGINADHKRMVQVIVNLLNNAAKYTQEYGHIRVRIERDGALVRVEVADDGIGMAPELVARVFELFTQAERTSDRSQGGLGLGLALARTLVTLHGGTVRAASAGANQGSTFTVELPYAEPPPQAQPGSAPAPGAHAARAGGLRCLVVDDNVDAAQTLALFLEAAGHVVHVAHRATEALELARRHAPQLCFLDIGLPDIDGNQLARQLRALPQTAAAQLVAVTGYGRKEDQEKSIAAGFDHYFVKPMDTAKLVQLLAMVRPEAVK, from the coding sequence GTGCCGCGCCTGAGCAGCCTGCGGGCCCGCCTGATCCTGCTGGTCGGACTGGCGATCACGCCGATGGCGGCGATGACGGTGCTGACCGGCGTGCGCGAGCGCGAGCATGCGATCGACGTGGCGCGCGAGAACCTGCAGCGCGTCGCCAACCTGGCCGCGGCCAACGAAGCCCAGTCGCTGGAAGGCGCGCGGCAGATCCTGCGCGACCTGTCCAGCATTCCCGACCTGCTGGACAACCAGGACGATTGCAGCGTGCTGCTGTCGGACATCCTGTCGAAGAATACCGATTACGTCAATTTCGGGCTGATCCAGATGAACGGCGACGTGACCTGCAGCGCCGTGGCGTCGGTGGGCCTGGTCAACCTGGGCGACCGGCCGCATTTCCGCCGCGCCATCGCGGAACGCCGCTTCATCGCCGGCAACTACGTATTCGGCCGCGTGATCGGCAAGCACACCGTCAACCTGACCTTCCCCGTCATCAAGAACGGCGATGTCAGGGCGGTGCTGTTCGCCGCGCTGGACTTGACCGAGCTGGACAAGTTCGTGCTCGACGTGAAGCTGTCGCCCGGCTCGCTGATGTGGACCATCGATGGCCAGGGCACGACGATCTCGCGCCGGCCCGACCCGGCCAGCTGGTTCGGCAAGCCGATCCCGCAGCACTTGCGGCAAGCGCTGGCGACGCGGCCGGCGGTGCCGGTGCTGCTCACCGATGGCGACGGGGTCGAACGCCTGTACGCGTTCGCGCGCGTCGGCAAGGCCGATGTCTCCGACTACACGGTGATCATCGGCATGCCCTACGACGAGATCGTGGCGGCCGCCACGCGCGACCAGCTGATCGCCGTTGCCGGGCTGGCGATGACGATCACGCTGGCACTGCTGGCGGCCTGGTTCGGCGGCGATATCCTGATCGTGCGCCGCGTGCAGGCGCTGGTGCGCACCGCCAACCGCATCGCCACCGGCTCGCTCGACACGCGCACCGGCCTGCGCTACGAGGACGAGGAAATCGGCGCTCTGGCGCGCTCGCTGGACGAGATGGCGCACGCGCTGCAGAAGAAGGAACTGGAGCGCGACGCGGCGGCCGCCTCGCTGCAGGCGGCCGACCGGCGCAAGGATGAATTCCTGGCGATGCTGGCGCACGAGCTGCGCAATCCGCTGGCGCCGATCAGCTCCGGCGCCCAGGTGCTGAAGATGGCGCACGCCGACAACCCGGCGGTGGCGCGCACGGCCGAGATCATCGCGCGCCAGGTCGAGCACATGACACGGCTGATCGACGACCTGCTCGACGTCTCGCGCGTCACGCGCGGGCTCGTCAAGCTGAACCGGCAGCCGCTGGACTTGCGCACCGTGGTGGAAGACGCGGTGGAGCAGGCCTATCCGCTGTTCAAGTCGAAGCGCCAGCAGCTCGAGCTGGACATTCCGCACGCGCCGATGGGCATCAACGCCGACCACAAGCGGATGGTGCAGGTGATCGTCAACCTGCTCAACAACGCGGCCAAGTACACCCAGGAATACGGCCATATCCGCGTGCGGATCGAGCGCGACGGCGCGCTGGTGCGCGTGGAGGTGGCGGACGACGGCATCGGCATGGCGCCGGAACTGGTGGCGCGCGTGTTCGAACTGTTCACGCAGGCCGAGCGCACGTCCGACCGCTCGCAGGGCGGGCTGGGCCTGGGGCTGGCGCTGGCGCGCACGCTGGTCACGCTGCACGGCGGTACGGTGCGCGCCGCCAGCGCCGGCGCGAACCAGGGCAGCACCTTCACGGTGGAGCTGCCGTATGCGGAACCGCCGCCGCAGGCACAGCCGGGCAGCGCGCCGGCGCCCGGCGCCCATGCCGCCCGGGCAGGCGGGCTGCGCTGCCTCGTCGTCGACGACAACGTCGATGCGGCGCAGACGCTGGCGCTGTTCCTCGAAGCGGCCGGCCATGTGGTGCACGTGGCGCACCGCGCCACCGAGGCGCTGGAACTGGCGCGCCGCCATGCGCCCCAGCTGTGCTTCCTCGACATCGGCCTGCCCGATATCGATGGCAACCAGCTGGCCCGGCAACTGCGCGCGCTGCCGCAGACGGCCGCCGCGCAACTGGTGGCGGTGACCGGCTACGGCCGCAAGGAAGACCAGGAAAAATCGATCGCCGCCGGCTTCGACCACTATTTCGTCAAGCCGATGGATACCGCCAAGCTGGTGCAGCTGCTGGCCATGGTGCGGCCCGAGGCGGTGAAGTAG
- a CDS encoding NUDIX domain-containing protein has product MDTSCGTLIVDAAGRLLLCHVTGTKHWDIPKGVQDAGESPLEAARRELFEEAGLRIDAGRFTDLGVFDYRRDKRLHLFRVAAGDELCTLDHLACTSFFPHHVTGAPTPEADGFRWATRDEVRTLCWPRMAQRLLALDW; this is encoded by the coding sequence ATGGATACATCTTGTGGCACCCTGATCGTCGACGCGGCAGGCCGCCTGCTGCTGTGCCACGTGACCGGAACGAAGCATTGGGATATCCCGAAGGGTGTGCAGGACGCTGGCGAGTCGCCGCTCGAGGCGGCGCGGCGCGAGCTGTTCGAGGAAGCCGGCCTGCGCATCGATGCCGGCCGGTTCACCGACCTTGGCGTGTTCGACTATCGCCGCGACAAGCGGCTGCACCTGTTCCGCGTGGCGGCGGGCGACGAGCTGTGCACGCTCGACCACCTGGCCTGCACGAGCTTTTTCCCGCACCACGTGACCGGCGCGCCCACCCCGGAGGCGGACGGGTTCCGCTGGGCCACGCGCGACGAGGTGCGCACGCTGTGCTGGCCCAGGATGGCCCAGCGCCTGCTGGCGCTGGACTGGTAG
- a CDS encoding RrF2 family transcriptional regulator yields MRLTTFTDYTLRSLMYLGMHRDRLSTIQDIADLHGISKNHLTKVIHQLGMSGLVETVRGRNGGLRLKGEPADVNIGAVVRASESDFHMAECFDPAGGGCAFAGACGLQGKLREATEAFLAVLDGVTLADLLPGARRQEHAILMHLPERRPAP; encoded by the coding sequence ATGAGACTGACCACTTTCACCGACTACACGCTGCGTTCCCTGATGTACCTGGGCATGCACCGCGACCGCCTGTCCACCATCCAGGACATCGCGGACCTGCACGGCATCTCGAAGAACCACCTGACCAAGGTGATCCACCAGCTGGGCATGTCCGGCCTGGTCGAGACGGTGCGCGGCCGCAACGGCGGCCTGCGACTGAAGGGGGAACCGGCCGACGTCAATATCGGCGCCGTGGTGCGCGCCAGCGAATCGGACTTCCACATGGCCGAATGCTTCGATCCGGCCGGCGGCGGCTGCGCCTTCGCCGGCGCCTGCGGCCTGCAGGGCAAGCTGCGCGAAGCCACCGAGGCCTTCCTGGCGGTGCTCGACGGCGTCACGCTGGCCGACCTGCTGCCCGGCGCGCGCCGCCAGGAACACGCGATCCTGATGCACCTGCCGGAACGCCGGCCCGCGCCCTGA
- the hmpA gene encoding NO-inducible flavohemoprotein encodes MLSAEHRAIVTATVPILEVGGEALTRHFYPILFRDYPQVKPYFNQAHQADGAQPRALANAVLMYAKNIDRLEALGPLVGQIVAKHVALNILPEHYPMVGASLLQAIREVLGAEVATDAVIDAWAAAYGQLADLLIGAEGQTYAAMKAAPGGWNGLRRFVVAGKRRESDEITTFVFRPEDGGAVLDFQPGQYIGLRAVVDGVDQRRNYSLSAAPNGKTYQISVKRERGGAMSNHLHDAVGEGDVVELLPPSGVFTLAPAGSRPIVFISGGVGITPTLAMLPAALASGREVHFIHAARHGGVHAFRAHVDELASRYPQLRRRYVYAEHAGQQPGHPAPDAVGLLDSERLAAWLPATRDVDAYFLGPQPFMKVVKRSLRELGVPESQMYYEFFGPAAALE; translated from the coding sequence ATGCTGTCCGCCGAACACCGTGCCATCGTTACCGCCACCGTCCCCATCCTGGAAGTGGGCGGCGAGGCGCTGACCCGCCATTTCTACCCGATCCTGTTCCGCGACTACCCGCAGGTGAAGCCGTACTTCAACCAGGCGCACCAGGCCGACGGCGCGCAGCCGCGCGCACTGGCCAACGCCGTGCTGATGTATGCGAAAAACATCGACCGGCTCGAAGCGCTGGGGCCGCTGGTGGGCCAGATCGTCGCCAAGCACGTGGCGCTGAACATCCTGCCGGAACACTATCCGATGGTGGGCGCCAGCCTGCTGCAGGCGATCCGCGAAGTGCTGGGCGCGGAAGTGGCGACCGACGCCGTGATCGACGCCTGGGCCGCCGCCTACGGCCAGCTGGCCGACCTGCTGATCGGCGCCGAGGGGCAGACCTATGCGGCGATGAAGGCGGCACCGGGCGGCTGGAACGGCCTGCGCCGCTTCGTGGTGGCCGGCAAGCGCCGCGAGAGCGACGAGATCACGACGTTCGTGTTCCGTCCCGAGGATGGCGGCGCGGTGCTCGATTTCCAGCCGGGCCAGTACATCGGCCTGCGCGCCGTGGTGGACGGGGTCGACCAGCGCCGCAACTACTCGCTGTCGGCCGCGCCGAACGGCAAGACCTACCAGATCAGCGTGAAGCGCGAGCGGGGCGGGGCGATGTCGAACCACCTGCACGATGCGGTGGGCGAGGGCGACGTGGTGGAACTGCTGCCGCCGTCCGGCGTGTTCACGCTGGCACCGGCCGGCAGCCGGCCGATCGTCTTCATCAGCGGCGGCGTCGGCATCACGCCCACGCTGGCCATGCTGCCGGCGGCGCTGGCGAGCGGGCGCGAGGTGCACTTCATCCATGCCGCGCGCCACGGCGGCGTGCATGCGTTCCGCGCGCATGTCGATGAACTGGCCAGCCGCTACCCGCAACTGCGCCGGCGCTACGTGTATGCGGAACACGCCGGCCAGCAGCCCGGCCATCCCGCGCCGGATGCCGTGGGCCTGCTCGACAGCGAGCGCCTGGCGGCCTGGCTGCCGGCAACGCGCGACGTGGATGCGTATTTCCTCGGCCCGCAGCCGTTCATGAAAGTGGTGAAGCGTTCGCTGCGCGAACTGGGCGTGCCGGAAAGCCAGATGTACTACGAGTTCTTCGGCCCGGCCGCGGCGCTGGAGTAA
- a CDS encoding D-amino acid dehydrogenase: protein MRVVILGSGVIGVTTAYYLARAGHSVTVLDRQPGPALETSFANAGQISPGYASPWAAPGIPLKAVKWMMQRHAPLWISPDGTLFQLQWMWQMLRNCNADSYAVNKERMVRLAEYSRDCFKALRAATGIAYEGRQQGTTQLFRTQKQMDDAAKDIAVLEETGVPYELLGARELLSAEPGIASERLVGGLRLPNDETGDCQLFTTRLTAMAQELGVQFRYNVDIEGLDVAGGEVRGVQCAGELVTADSFVVALGAYSTPLLRGIVDLPVYPLKGYSITVPIVNAQRAPASTILDETYKIAVTRFDDRIRVGGMAEIAGYDKRLNPRRRATLEMVVNDLFPGAGDTAKASFWTGLRPMTPDGTPVVGRTPLANLFVNTGHGTLGWTMSCGSAQLLADIMSARRPAIRADDLSVERYQRAGGMRQPQLAGA, encoded by the coding sequence ATGCGCGTAGTCATCCTGGGCAGCGGCGTTATCGGCGTCACAACGGCGTATTACCTGGCCCGCGCCGGCCATTCCGTGACCGTGCTGGACCGCCAGCCGGGGCCTGCCCTGGAAACCAGCTTCGCCAACGCGGGCCAGATCTCGCCCGGCTACGCGTCGCCGTGGGCCGCGCCGGGCATCCCGCTGAAAGCCGTGAAGTGGATGATGCAGCGCCACGCGCCGCTGTGGATCTCGCCCGACGGCACGCTGTTCCAGCTGCAATGGATGTGGCAGATGCTGCGCAACTGCAACGCCGACAGTTATGCCGTCAACAAGGAACGCATGGTGCGGCTGGCCGAGTACAGCCGCGACTGCTTCAAGGCGCTGCGCGCCGCCACCGGCATCGCCTACGAAGGCCGCCAGCAGGGCACCACCCAGCTGTTCCGCACGCAGAAGCAGATGGATGACGCGGCCAAGGATATCGCGGTGCTGGAAGAAACCGGGGTGCCCTACGAACTGCTGGGCGCGCGCGAGCTGCTGTCGGCCGAGCCGGGCATCGCCAGCGAGCGCCTGGTGGGCGGGCTGCGCCTGCCGAACGACGAGACGGGCGACTGCCAGCTGTTCACTACCCGCCTGACCGCCATGGCGCAGGAACTGGGCGTGCAATTCCGCTACAACGTCGATATCGAAGGCCTCGACGTGGCCGGCGGCGAAGTACGCGGCGTGCAATGCGCCGGCGAACTGGTCACCGCCGATTCGTTCGTGGTGGCCCTGGGCGCCTACTCGACGCCGCTGCTGCGCGGCATCGTCGACCTGCCCGTCTATCCGCTGAAGGGCTACTCGATCACGGTACCGATCGTGAACGCGCAGCGGGCACCGGCCTCGACGATCCTGGACGAGACCTACAAGATCGCCGTGACGCGCTTCGACGACCGGATCCGCGTCGGCGGCATGGCCGAGATCGCGGGCTACGACAAGCGCCTGAACCCGCGCCGCCGCGCCACGCTGGAGATGGTGGTCAACGACCTGTTCCCCGGCGCCGGCGACACCGCGAAGGCGTCGTTCTGGACCGGCCTGCGCCCGATGACGCCGGACGGCACGCCGGTGGTCGGCCGCACGCCCCTGGCCAACCTGTTCGTCAACACCGGCCATGGCACGCTGGGCTGGACCATGTCGTGCGGTTCGGCGCAACTGCTGGCCGACATCATGTCCGCCCGGCGCCCGGCGATCCGCGCCGACGACCTGTCGGTGGAGCGCTACCAGCGCGCCGGCGGCATGCGCCAGCCGCAGCTGGCCGGCGCCTGA
- a CDS encoding FAD-dependent oxidoreductase, protein MRTNAATVSLWTDTAQVPSFAPLAGDTTADVCVVGGGIAGLTSAYLLLKEGRSVVLVDALQPGAGETGRTTAHFFPPDERYAGIAKRFGDARAHLLHDSYERATSLVESIVHDERIACDFRRLDGYLVPAATGGGAEGVAVIEREHECTQRLGIATTRLPRVPGLAWDTGPALCFHNQAQFHPVKYLAGLVRAIERLGGRIYGDTRARDVGGTSVVTEKGTVHAAAVVVATNTPFNNRFVLHTKVAPYHSYVVGLTVPRGAIEPFLLWDTGDPYYYVRLDDARVARPYDILVVGGQDHKTGQEGMPQHRWDEIEAWTRARFPQAGEAMYRWSGEVMEPADGVAYLGRNPADRGNVFVITGDSGNGMTHCTAGAILVTDLIAGRANPWEALYDPGRMPLHGLGEFAREQANVAAQYTDWLQGGEVASPDRIPPGEGALIREGLKLMAVHRAGDGKLTFLSAACPHMGCAVHWNSAEKSWDCPCHGSRFDIAGQVLHGPSNAPLPPADPGGKGSR, encoded by the coding sequence ATGCGGACCAATGCCGCCACCGTTTCACTGTGGACGGACACCGCCCAGGTGCCGTCGTTCGCGCCGCTGGCCGGCGACACGACGGCCGATGTGTGCGTAGTCGGTGGCGGCATTGCCGGCCTTACCTCGGCCTACCTGCTGCTGAAGGAGGGCAGGTCGGTGGTGCTGGTCGACGCGCTGCAGCCGGGCGCCGGCGAAACCGGCCGCACCACGGCGCATTTCTTCCCGCCCGACGAGCGCTATGCCGGGATCGCGAAACGCTTCGGCGACGCCCGCGCCCACCTGCTGCACGACAGCTACGAGCGGGCCACCAGCCTGGTCGAATCGATCGTGCACGACGAGCGGATCGCCTGCGATTTCCGCCGGCTGGACGGTTACCTGGTGCCGGCCGCCACGGGTGGCGGCGCGGAGGGCGTTGCAGTCATCGAGCGCGAGCATGAATGCACGCAGCGCCTCGGCATCGCGACTACCCGGCTGCCGCGCGTGCCGGGCCTGGCCTGGGATACCGGGCCGGCGCTGTGCTTCCACAACCAGGCGCAGTTCCATCCTGTGAAGTACCTGGCCGGGCTGGTGCGCGCCATCGAGCGGCTCGGCGGCCGCATTTACGGCGACACGCGGGCGCGCGATGTCGGCGGCACCAGCGTCGTCACCGAAAAAGGCACGGTACATGCCGCCGCGGTGGTGGTGGCCACCAACACGCCGTTCAACAACCGCTTCGTGCTGCACACCAAGGTGGCGCCGTACCACAGCTACGTCGTCGGCTTGACAGTGCCGCGCGGCGCCATCGAACCGTTCCTGCTGTGGGATACCGGCGACCCGTACTACTACGTGCGCCTCGACGACGCCCGGGTGGCGCGGCCCTACGACATCCTCGTGGTGGGCGGGCAGGACCACAAGACGGGCCAGGAGGGCATGCCCCAGCACCGCTGGGACGAGATCGAGGCCTGGACGCGCGCGCGCTTCCCGCAGGCCGGCGAAGCGATGTACCGCTGGTCCGGCGAAGTGATGGAACCGGCCGATGGCGTGGCCTACCTGGGGCGCAATCCGGCCGACCGGGGCAATGTGTTCGTCATCACCGGCGATTCCGGCAACGGCATGACGCACTGCACGGCGGGCGCCATCCTCGTCACCGACCTGATCGCCGGCCGCGCCAATCCATGGGAGGCGCTGTACGATCCGGGCCGGATGCCGCTGCACGGCCTGGGCGAGTTCGCCAGGGAACAGGCCAACGTGGCGGCGCAGTACACCGACTGGCTGCAGGGCGGCGAGGTGGCCTCGCCGGACCGCATACCGCCCGGCGAGGGAGCGCTGATCCGCGAGGGCCTGAAGCTGATGGCGGTGCACCGCGCCGGGGACGGCAAGCTGACCTTCCTGTCCGCGGCATGCCCCCACATGGGCTGCGCGGTGCACTGGAACTCGGCCGAGAAGTCATGGGACTGCCCCTGCCACGGCTCGCGTTTCGACATCGCCGGCCAGGTGCTGCACGGGCCGTCGAACGCGCCGCTGCCGCCGGCCGATCCGGGCGGGAAGGGAAGCCGCTAG
- a CDS encoding Lrp/AsnC ligand binding domain-containing protein, with amino-acid sequence MRTQIQSVRTLDKLDRKILRILQDDGRISMKDLSEQVGLSVTPAIERVKRMERDGVITGYHARLNPAAIGATLLVFVEITLNQKSASHFEQFRREVLRIPEVQECHLVSGDFDYLIKARIHEMAEYRKLLGDMLLNLPGAAQSKSYVVMEEIKETLVLATEAS; translated from the coding sequence ATGCGTACCCAAATACAGTCCGTGCGTACCCTGGACAAGCTCGACCGCAAGATCCTGCGCATCCTGCAAGACGACGGCCGCATCTCGATGAAGGACCTGTCGGAACAGGTGGGCCTGTCGGTCACGCCGGCGATCGAACGTGTCAAGCGCATGGAGCGCGATGGCGTGATCACCGGCTACCATGCGCGCCTGAATCCGGCCGCCATCGGCGCCACGCTGCTGGTGTTCGTGGAAATCACGCTGAACCAGAAATCGGCCAGCCACTTCGAGCAGTTCCGCCGCGAGGTGCTGCGCATCCCCGAGGTGCAGGAATGCCACCTGGTCTCGGGCGATTTCGATTACCTGATCAAGGCGCGCATCCACGAAATGGCCGAGTACCGCAAGCTGCTGGGCGACATGCTGTTGAACCTGCCGGGCGCCGCCCAGTCGAAAAGCTATGTGGTGATGGAGGAGATCAAGGAAACGCTGGTGCTGGCCACGGAAGCTTCCTGA